CGCCGCGACCGGCCTCATGGCGGGGGCTGCCGTGGCCGGTGTGGCCGCCGGCCTGTTGCTGGTGATCGAACGCACGCCGCCGGACACGCGTCAGGCTCCCGTGGAACATGCGGTTGCGGAAGGGGGCGGCTCGGGCTGCTGAAGAACGCCGGACGAAACAACGGCGGTCTTCGGACCACCGTTTGTGTGCTTGCTGCTGCATCGCAGCGCCGGGGTGGCCGGGCCAAGGTTTTGCCCGGTCGCCCCGACGTCGTTCGCGTCACGCGGCCGTTTTCAGCATTTCCCGCAAACGGTATTTCTGGATCTTGCCGGTCGCGGTGCGCGGCAGCTCATCGACGAAACGTATCGTGCGCGGGCACTTGTAGATCGACAGGTTCGCTTTCAGCGTGTCGAGCACATCCTCGGACAGCCGCGCCTCGTTGGCCGACGGGTCCGTCGCCACGGCGATCAGCGCGAGACGCATCAGCCCGTCGTCCTGCTGGATGCCGACAACGGCGGCTTCGGAGATCCCCGGCGCAGTCATCGCACAGGATTCGATCTCCGACGGGCTCACCCATTGGCCGGAGATCTTCAGCATGTCGTCGGCGCGTCCGTTGTGGTACCAGTACCCGTCGCGGTCGAAACTGAACATGTCGCCCGGGTAATACCAGCCGTCCCGCAGCGCCTTCGCGGTCAGCTCGGGCTGCTTCCAGTAACCGGCGAACTGTGACGGCGTCCTGATCGCGATCAGCCCCGGCACGTCGGGAGTGACGATCTCTTCGCCGGCTTCATCGACGAGGCGGACTTCGGCCCACGGCACCTTCTTGCCGCATGAACCGGGGCGCTGCTCGAGCGAGTCGTTGACGAGAAACAGGAAGATCGTCTCGGACGCGCCGATGCCGTCGATGATCGGTTTGCCGCAGACTTCGAGCCAGCGCTGGTAAAGCGTCTCGGGCAGCTTCTCGCCGGCCGACAGGAAATGGCGGATCTCGCGGCAGGCCGGCGTTTCGGCGACGCCTTCGCGCAGCAGGTTGCGGTACATCACCGGCGTGCTGAAAAAAAGCGTCGGCTTGTGGCGTTCGATGATGCCGGCCATCAGCGCCGGGTCCGGCCAGCCCGGCGCGATAATCACGGTCGCGCCGCAGCGCAGCCCGCCCATCAGCGAATGGCCGAGCGCCCAGCCAAAGAACATCTTCGAGGTCGTGAAGATGCGATCTCCCGGCACGACGCCGAAATATTCGCGCTCCATCCGGTCGGCGATCAGCACGCATTCATGCGTATGCATCACAGCCTTCGGTCGGCCGGTCGTCCCCGAAGAGTAGACCCAGAACGCGACGTCGTGCGGTGCGGCCGGCTCCGATTCGAGCGCGTCGGAGCAGCCCGCGACGAAATTCTCGAGCGACACGCAACCCGCAGGCGGCGCGGCGCCGCGGACGACGACCAAAGGCCGGGACGCAAGCTCATCGGCGATTTCCTCGTACAGATGCAAGAATTCGGCGTCGATCATCAGCACCCGGCACTCGCTGTCTTCGATCACGTAGCGCACATCGCGCGGCGCAAGGCGGACGTTGAGCGCAACCGAGACGGCGCCGATGCGCAGTGTGCCGAGGTAGGCCGCAACCATTTCAGGCGAGTCGTCCATGAGGAAAAGCACCCGCTCTCCCCTGGCGAGCCCGTGCTCCTTCAGCGCGTTACCAGTGCGATTGACCATCGCATTCAGCTCGTCATAGCTCACCGAGCGGTCGCCGCTGACGATCGCGGCCTGCTCGCCGAGACCCAGGGACAAGGGGCGACCGATGATTTCGTCGGCCGCGTTCATCGCTCCATATCGCGCGGTATTGTTAAAGCTCATGTCTGCTCCACAACGACAGAAAAAAATCCCCGGCGCGAGGACCGGGGAGCGAGACGACCGTCGGGTCAGTTACTCAGCAGCGCCTGGGCTTCGGCGAGCAGTTTCTGCCCGTCATGTCCTTTCGCGGTGACTTCCTTGACCCAGTCGGCGGTCACCGACTCGGAGGCTTTCTGCCACTTCTTCACTTCGTCCGCGGGCACCATGTAGAACGTGTTCTTGTGCTCGACGCCGGATTGGCGCCCCGCGAGCGTCGCATCGTCCCAGACCTTGCCGGCCCACGCCGACACTTCGGCACCGCTGTTCGCGTCGATGACCTTTTTCAGCTCCGGCGGCAGGCTGTCGTATTTGGCCGGGTTCATCGCCAGCACGAAAGCCGATGTCGACAGCAGCGGCATGCTCGGGTCGGTCTCGGTGTGGTACTTGACCACTTCCTGCACCTTCATCGCCGGCACCACTTCCCACGGGATCATCGCCCCGTCGATAACCCCCTTGGCGAGGCTCTCGGTGACCAGCGGCACCGGCATCGGCACCGGGGTCGCGCCCAGCGCGGTGAGCATCCGCGTCGCCAGCCGGGTGGGTGCGCGCACTTTCAGGCCGCGCAGGTCGTCCATCGTCTTGACCTGCTTTTTCGACGTGTGCAGCGCCATGCCCGAGATCACGTGGAAAACGAGCGGGCGCACGCCCTTGTATTCCTCGGTCGCGTTTTTCGTCGCGTAGGCCCATAGTGCCCGGCTCGATTTCTCGCCGGAGATGCCCATGAACGGCAGCTCGAACGCTTCGGTCACGAGGAAGCGTCCCGCCTGGTAGCCGGGCAATGCCCAGACGATGTCGGCGATGCCGTCCTTGGCCTGGTCGAAGAGCTGCGGCGGCGTGCCGCCCATCTGCATCGCCGGGTAGATCTGACACTTCAGCCGGCCGGCCGATTCCGCGCTGATCTTCGCGCACCACGGTTCGAGGAACTTCAGCTGCGTGTTCGACGACGGCGGCAGAAAGTGATGCACGCGCAGCGTGACGACATCGTCTGCGGCCTGGGCCTGGGCTGCGCCGAACGTCATCAGCACGGAAGCGCAAAGCGGGGTGAGCAGGTTGCGGGTTTTCATCGGTTTTTCCTTTGAACAGATCGAATGAACCGGGCCCGGCTAGCCGCCGAAGGTCCGTACCAGGTACAGCGAGATGACCGGGAAGAACAGCAGCAACACGATGCGCGCGAGGTCCGAGGCGAGGAACGGCATCACTCCCTTGAACGTGTCGCTGAGCGGGACGTCTTTCGCGAGACGGTTGATGATGTAGATGTTCATGCCGACCGGCGGATGCACCAGACCGATCTCGACGACCATCAGCACGAGGATGCCGAACCAGATCGATTTGTCGGCCTGGCTGAGGTCCCAGAACTCCAGGCCCATCACCACCGGATAGAAAATCGGGATCGTCAGCAGGATCATCGCCAGCGCGTCCATGACGCAGCCGAGGAAGACGTAGATCAGCAGGATCGCGGTCAGCACCAACAGCGGTGACAGCCCGCTGTCCTTGACCCAGTTGGCGAGCTCGGCCGGCATCTGCGTGAGCGCGAGCCCGGTGTTGAGCATGTCCGCGCCGAGCAGCACGAGAAAGATCATCGCTGTCGCTTCAGCGGCGCCGAGGATGCTGTCCTTGACGCCTTCGAGGCGCATCCCCCCCGACACGACCGCGAGGATGCCGCACGCGGCCGCGCCGAGCGATGCCGCTTCGGTCGGGTTCGCCCAGCCGCCGTAGATGCCGACGATCACGACGAGGAAGATCAGCGCGACCGGCATCACGCTCACCACCGAACGCAGCTTTTCGGCGAGCGGCACGTGCGGCCCCGCGGGGCCGGCCTCCGGCTTGAGCGTGACGATGATGCGGATCACGAGCATGTAGCCGAGCATCGCGATGAGACCCGGCAGCACCGCCGCCATGAACAGCTTGCCGATCGATTCCTGCGTCAGCACGGCGTAGATCACGAGCGGCACCGACGGCGGGATCAGGATGCCGAGCGTGCCGCCGGCGGCCAAGGCGCCGGTCGACAGCGACCCGGAATATTTGTAGCGCTTGAGTTCGGGCAGCGCGACCTGCCCCATCGTCGCGGCCGTCGCCAGCGACGAGCCGCAGATCGCGCCGAAGCCCGCACAGGCTCCCGTCGAAGCCATCGCGACGCCGCCGCGCCAGTGACCGACCAGCGAACTCACACAGCGAAACAGCGCTCGCGACAGCCCGCCATGCGTCGCGAACTGTCCCATCAGCAAGAACATCGGGATGACGGCGAGATCGTAGTTCGAGAGCCGCGCGTAGGCCAGGTTCTTGAGCATGTTGAGGAATGGCGACAAGTCGCCGCCGGTCATCGTCAGGAAGCCGCCGGCCCCCACCGTGAACATCGTGATGCCGATATGCACGCGCAGCACGAGCATCACGAGCAGGAGGCCGAACATCGTGATGCCGATTTCGATGCCGCTCATTTCGCTTCTCCCAGTGCATGACGAAAGCGCCGTCCGGCAATGTACAGACCGGTCATCGCGAACAGGACGAAGCTGGGCACGATCAGCGCGATCGCGATCCATCCCGGCCATCCGAGCATCAGCGACGCCTCGCCCGACTCGAACGACGACACGGCGCCGATCGCGGTGCGCCACGAAACCAGCAGCGCGACCGCGCACATCAAGAGCGCAGCGAGGCCGTCGAGGAAGGCGCGCAGGCGCTCCGGCATCCAGGTCGTGAAGAAATCGACTTTCACGTGTCCGTCGCTCATCTGGCAGTACGCGAAGAACGTCGCCGCGGCGACGGCCGCCCCCATCTGCAGGAGCTCGAAATCACCGGGAACGGGCATCGAAAACAGCTTGCGGCCGACGATCGAAACCAGCGACATCGCGATCAGCACGATGAACAGGACGCCGCCCGCGAGCGCGAAGGCGCGCGTGGTCGCGTGCAACCGCATCCCCCACGGCCCGTGCGGCAGCGCTTCGGGATGGGCGACGTGTTCGACGGAACCCGGCTCGAGCTGGATTCCCTCTGCGTCCGCGGGCACTTTGGGCCGAACAGGAAATTCTTCGACATCATGCGGCCTAGCCGTGGTATCGAAGCTCGCAATGCTTGCATGCATGTTCTGTCTCCTCTTATCTGGACTGCATCAACAGCCAGTCACACAGGAACGGGTATTTTCCCGGTTGATCCCGGCCCACGTCGCAAAGTCGTGGCCGGGGCGGACGCCGGACGCGAGGGCGAAACGATTCCCGATCGTTTCGCACCGGACGGCCAGCGTCAGTGCTCCTGTTCCCGTTCGTACGCCGAAAGCGTCTGCCGGGCGATGATGAGTTGCTGGACTTCGGTCGCACCTTCGTAGATGCGCAGCGAGCGGATCTCGCGGTACAGGCGCTCGACGGGATGATCGCTGACGACTCCGCAACCGCCCCACATCTGCACCGCGGCATCGATGACCTGCTGCGCGGTCTCGGTGGACGTCATCTTCGCCATCGCGGCAGCGCGCGTGATGTTCTGCCCCTGGTCGCGCAGCCACGCGGCGCGGTAAGTCAGCAGCGCCGAGGTGTCGACGCCGGTGGCCATTTGCGCGAGCTTTGCCTGCGTGATCTGGAAATCGGCGAGTTTCTGGCCGAACATGTCGCGCGTCGTCGCGCGCTTGAGTGCTTCGTCGAGCGCGCGCCGCGCAAAACCGAGCGCTGCGGCAGCCACCGAGGTGCGGAAGATGTCCAGCGTCTGCATCGCGACCTTGAAGCCCTGGCCGGGCAGCCCGAGGAGACAGGACTTCGGCACGCGGCACTCGCGAAAGCGCAGGCGGGCGAGCGGATGCGGCGCAATGACGTCGATGCGTTCGGCGATCTCCAGCCCTGCCCTGTCGGCATCGACGATGAAAGCGGAAAGCCCGCGGGAACCGGGCGCTTCGCCGGTGCGGGCGAAGACGACGTAAAAATCGGCGATGCCGCCGTTCGAGATCCACGTCTTCTCGCCGTCGATCACGTACTCGTCGCCGTCCTGGCGCGCGCTGCAGGCCATCGCGGCGACGTCCGAGCCGGAGCCGGGTTCCGACAGCGCGAAGGCGGCGATCGCCCGGCCGGAGGCGACGCGCGGCAGGTAGTCGCGCTTCTGCGCGTCCGTTCCATGCAGCGTGATCGCGCCCGAACCGAGCCCCTGCATGCCGAACGCGAAGTCGGCGAGTCCGGAGTGACGCGCCAGCGTCTCGCGCAGCAGGCACACGGTGCGGGTGTCGATGACATCGTGGCAGCCGCCGTACGCGGTGCCGCCGACGACGTAGCGCAGCCAGCCGGCAGCGCCCAGCTTCGCCACCAGCTCGCGGCACGCGATGTCGAGATCGCTGCCGTGATGTTCGGTCACGTTGGCCGACGCCCAGGCCTCGAGTTCGGTCTGCAGTTGACGGTGGCGCTCGTCGAAGAACGGCCACTCGAGATAGGTCTGATCACTCATCTACTTCTCCTCCTGCGAACGGGAAGGTGAGCCGATGTCACCTCCTCCTGTGGTTCATTGCCCTGGTCGCCGCCGCGGCGCGACGCCGGGGTCTTCAGCCGGATCCGGGCGGCGATTCCTGCGCCGCCCGGCGTCCGCGCGACTTCACATGACTTCTCCACCAGACACCGAAATCGCCTGGCCGGTGATCGCTTCCGCTCCGGGCAGGCAAAGCCACAGCACGGCGTTCGCGACTTCGTCGGGACGGACCAGACGGCCCTGGGGGTTGTGCTTCGCCAGCTCGCCTTGTGCTTCGGCTTCGCTGCGGCCGGTCTTCGCGCGAATGTTCGTGATCGCCTCACGCACGATGTCGGTGTCGGTGTAACCGGGACAGATCGCATTCACCGTGATGTTCTTCTGCGCCAGTTCGAGCGCCAGCGCGCGGGTCATGCCGATGACGCCGTGCTTGGCGGCGCAATAGGCCGAAACGTAGGGATAGCCTTTCTGCCCGGCGGTGCTGGCGACATTGACGATGCGGCCCCAGCCCGCAGCGAGCATCCCGGACAGCACCGCCTTCGTCCCGAGATAGCTGCCGGTGAGGTTGACGTCGAGCATCTGCTGCCACAGCGCGAGATCGGTCTTGACGAACGGCGCGCTCGACGCCTGGCCGGCGTTGTTGACCAGAATCGACACCGGCCCGAACCGGCGGGCGGCAGCATCGAAAGCGGCTGTGACGGACGCCGGATCGGCGACGTCGACAGCTTCGCAGTGCATGTCGGTGAGTGCGCGCAACGCCTCCGCCCGCTCTGCGAGCGGTTCGCGCCTGCGTCCCATCAACGTGACGCAGGCGCCCTGTTCGGCCAGGCGCTGTGCGATCGCGGCACCGATGCCCCGGCCGCCTCCGGTGACCACTGCGTGCTTGCCGGAAAGTTCGCGCACCGTACTCATTCGATCCTCTCCTTCCTTGAGTGAAACCCGCCGCCCTCTGCTGGGGTTCCGCTTCCTGTTGCGCGGGCCGCGCACCTCGTCCAGACGTCGCTGCCCCCAAATCGATGAATGAATGGTCACTCATTCATGTCGGCACGTCAAGCCATATTCGACATTGAAAGGACAATTCTTCCGGTCCCCGCCTGCTGGGGATGAGGCGCGTTTCGTACGGAGCAAATGAGGGCGAAGGCAGGGTCGATGCCGACGCGGGGATTGTCCCCAGCCCGGCTCATCGACATGGCGTGTGGGGAGCGCTTCGACGCGCTCCGGTAGACTGCAGGCGGTCCCGCGGAGATGCCGCAGCCGGCGCGGCAGACCTTGCCGGTCGCCGCGCCGGCTGCCCCGTCAGGGCAGCTGATATTCCAGATTCACGCGCTTGGACGGCGTGAATTTCTGCCGCGAGAAGAATTTCTCCAGCGCGAAATCGTCCCAGTTGACCAGCGTGTAGACTTTCTTCACCCCGGCTGCCTTCATGTTCATCATGAACTGGTCGAGCATTTCACTCGCGATGCCGTGGTTCTGGAACTCCGGATGGACGCCGATGGTGTCGATTGTCGCGGACGTCTCCGGGATGCCGAATTCGCCGAAATAGACGTCTCCCATGACGAAGCCCACGATCCTGCCGTCGACTTCACAGACGATCGACGAGTTGATGTTGTGAGCCGAACTGAGGATCGTCTCGCACTTGCGTTGGTAGTAATCGCGGCGGGAGCGCTTGGTACCGATTTCGTCGATTGCGACGACCGCGCCGAGATCATCCTTCGTCAGTACGCGCATTACACGGTTCTTTTCAGGCATTTCCGCTTCTCCTCGATAAATGCGTCGCCGGCAGGGATGCCGGCGGCGCTTTCGGCCCGGACTTCAGGCCGCTTTCGCCTGCTTCTGCATCAGCGTGTAGCCGAACAGCGCTGCGCCCAGCGCGCCGGCGATCTGGCTGTCGATCTTGGTCTCGACCTGCTTGATGCCGAGGATGCGCTCGATGCGCTTGACGACACCGGGGTTCTTCGCGATGCCGCCGGTGATGAAGAAGCCTTCCTCGACGCCGATGCGCTCGAGCAAGCTCACGACGCGCTCGGCCATCGCCTGGCAGTAGGCCGCGATCACCTTGTTCTTGGTGTAGCCGGCTTTCAACAGACCGAGCGCTTCGGACTTGGCGAACACGACGCAGATCGACGACACCGCTTCCGGTTCGACATCGACGTCGAACGAGCGCGGGCCCAGTTCGGCGATCGGGATCTGCATCAGGTCGGAGATGACTTCCATGCCGCGCCCGGTACCGGCCGCGCACTTGTCGTTCATCAGGAAGTTCGTGACCTTGCCTTTCTCGTCGCAGTGGATCGCCTTGCAGTCCTGGCCACCCATGTCGAGAATCGTGCGCACCTTGTTGCCGCCCATGTAGTTCGCGCCGCGAGCGTGGCACGCGATCTCGGTGATCGCCTTGTGGGCGAACGGCACGTTCACCCGGCCGTAGCCGGTGCCGACGACGTAGTTGATGTCCTCGAGCTTCATGCCGATCTTGTCCATGATGCCCTGCAGCGCATTCTTGGCCGAGTCCGGCGAGTTGTTGCCGGTGCGCATGCTGTTGTAGCCGTACAGCTCGCCGTCACAGACCAGCACCGCCTGCGAGGACACCGACCCGACGTCGATGCCGCAGGTGATGATCTTCGCGTCGCGCCAGTCCTTGTTCTCGTCCCAGACGGTGTTTTCCTGCCAACGCCAGAATTCCTTCTTCTCGGGGGCCGCTTCTGCCACCGATGCCGCAGCAACTTCTGCATTCATTTTGATCGCTCCTTTATCCGTGTCGTTTGGCGGTTTCAGTGCTGGCGCTCGGCCGCAATCAGCGCGCAACCCAAGGCGCTGACGAACTCGGGCAGGTCCGGCAGCAGCACCTGATCGACGTCCATCGCGGTCTTGAGCGACTGGACGAAACCGGGGTTGTGCACCATGCCGCCGATCAGCACGACGTTGCCTTCGATGCCGACGCGCCGCACCATCGCGCACACCCGGCTCGCCACCGCATCGAGCACCGCCTTGGCGATGTCTTCCTTCGGCGTCGAGGAGTGGATCAGCGACACCACTTCGGACTCGGCGAACACCGTGCATTGCGCGTTCATCGGGATCGACTTGTCCGAGCGCAGGCTCGCTTCGCCGAATTCCTTGAGGGAAAGCTGCAGCGCGCGGCTCATCGCTTCGGCGAACGAGCCCGCGCCGGCGGCGCACTTCTCGTTGCCGGCAAAGTCGATCGCCTTGCCGTCCGAGTCGGTCTTGATGCCGCGGCCTTCCTCGGCACCGACGTCGACCACGGTGCGCGCCTGCGGGTACATGTACACCGCGCCGCGGGCCCCGGCCGTCATCTCGGTGACGCCTTCGGTGGCGAATTCGACCTGCTTGCGCCCGGCTCCGGTCGCGAACACCGATTTCACCTGGTCACGCGACACGCCGGCGGCAGCCAGCGCTTCGGTGAAAGCTTTCTCGGCGGCCTGGTCGGCGTCGATGTCGCCCGGCATCATCAGGTGCGCTTTCTTGACCGAATAGTTCAGCTGCGGCGCGCCATCCACCTTGATCTCTTCGAGCAGCGCCACCTTGACGCTGCGCGAGCCCATGTCGATTCCTGCGGTAATCATCCTCGTGTCCTCGGTCGAATTCAATTGTGATATGCCGCGGACCGGACGCACCGGCACGGCGCCCGCCGTACGCAAAGGTAAGGCGGGCGCCATCAGGAGCGGAACGGCGCGCAGGCGGCGCGAAAAAATCAGGCAGCGAGGCGGCGCAGGCCGAGCTGCTCCATGAACGCATCGACACGGGCCTGCGTGCGGACTTCGTCGAACTCGCGCTCGTCGCCCATGTTGCCTTCGTACGTCATGATCGGGATACCCGCCTTCGCCATCGCCTGGCGGTTCTCCATGATGCCGACGGAGAGACCTTCGCAGCCGCGGTTCAGGTGCATCATGCAGCCGTCGACGTTCCAGTCGCGCGCGATGTTGAGCATCATCTCGGACTTCACCGAAGGATCGAAGAACTGCTGCCACAGCGGCTTCGACAGATTCCAGTCGGCATAGAGACGCAGCGCCGTGTCGCGGTCGTTCATCTCGATGCCCTTTTCCCACGGCAACGTGCGTGCCCCCCACGAGCCGTCTTCCTTGGTCTCCCACGTGCCTTCGAGACCGAACGTGTAGAGCGAACCGATCGACACCGCACCGTAGGACTCCAGATACCTGAAGATCTTCAGGAAAGGCCACGGCGGCTGCGTGTCCGACATCAGCCTGCAGCGCTCGTTGGGCACCGCGGCGATGCCGCGCGCGACGCGGTCCTTCACTTCCTCGTACAGCTCGTCGTAGAAGTCCGCACACCACTGCGACGACTTGTGCAGGATCGCGAGCACGTACAGCGAGTACATCGTCTTTTCATCCAGCGGCGCCGGCACGGCTTTCTGCAGCTCGCAGATCTGCGCCCAGCGCGCGGTCGAGCGCATCTCGTTCTTGATCGCGCGGATCAAGAGCTCGTCGTCGCACTTGCGACCCGTCGCCTTCTCGACGAACTCGATCGAGTCGTGCAGCTGGCTCGTCACGTAGTCGAGGCGGTCCGGCGTCAGGTCCTTGTACGCGCCGACCGACACGTCGACGTAGAAGTCCGGAATCTTCTTCGTGCGCGAGACGTGCTGGTACCACTTCGCATGCGAGCAGCAGATCTGGGTCTGGAAGATGAAGTCCGACTTCGGCCACTTGCCGCCGTAGAAGTACTCGTCCAGATGCATGCTGCCCCAGTAGATGCGCATGTACGAGCACATGTCGCGCGCGAAGCCGTACGATTCGGCGGCGTCGAGGCAGCGCTGCGTGAATTTGCGGTCGAGCGACACGCCGGCCGAATACGGCTCGCCGGTCAGCGGATAGACGTCGTCGCCGAGCGACGTCGGGATCGCGTCGAACGACCAGCCGGCCGCCGACCAGCGGATGCCGCCGTTGTCCTTCGCGCGCGCGAAGTTCTGGTAGTACTGCTCGCGCAGCTGCTTGGCCTTGCCCCACAGCTTGAGCGGTTCGGTCGGGTACAGGTTCGTCATGGTTGGTCTCCTTGAGGGCTCAGAACAGCTCTTCTTCGCTCAGCGTCTCGAGCATCGCTTCGATGCGGATGCGGAACGGGCCGATCGGGTTCGTGATGTCGAATTCGAGGAACAGCGTCGGGATGCCGTTCGCTTCGAGGTGACGCTTCAGGTCCGGGTAGTCGCCCTCGTGCGGGTCGCAGAACTTCTGCTGCAGGAAGATCGCGGCCTGGACGTTGTATTCCTTCGCCAGATTCAGCACGTGGTCGTAACGCGTGTGGACCGGGTAGTCCTTCGTCGGACACGCCGGGCGGTCGCAGTAGCGCTCGGCGATCGCCTTGATGGCGTCGTCTTCGGGCTTCGAGGCGTTCCAGAAGTAACGGGTGCCTGAGCACTGGTCGTCGATTACGATCGTCGCCCCGACCGATTCGACCATCGCCATGAACGCGACGTCGTCGTTCTCCGAACCGATGGTCATGAAGCGCGCGCCCTGCGGACGATCGAGATTGCGCTTCGGCAGCGCCGCGAGCACTTTCTTCAGCTGCTCGTTGTGCTCGCGCTTGTCGATGAACTGGGCGGTGATCGACGCGTACAGCGCTTCGACGCCAGTGACCTGCGGATTCGTTTCCTTGCGGTAGTCGGAGAGCTCGCGCAGCAGGCGGCGGTTCTCATCGACCACGGCGAGCGATTCGCGCAGCATGTCGTCGGTGATTTCCTTGCCGATCAGCGTCTGCAGGAACACGCGGAAGCGCTGCACTTCGGCGACATGGGCCTTGCGCGAATGCGGCGACTGCACGTCGTTGGGCATCGCGACGTAGTAGTCCCACTTCACCGTCGGGACGTTCTGGCGCCACGAGCTGTAGGTCTGGCGATACTGGATGCACGACTGCGTCAGCGTGACGCCTTCGGCGTAGTCGTAGCGGCCGAGCAGGCCCTGGGCGAGCGAGTCGCGACAGAACGGGCAGAACATGCCGAAGATGTGCGGTTCAGTGACGTTCTGCGGCTCATGGGCACCGAGCACGCGCACCGGCAGCATGCCCGCAGCGATCAGCAATTCCTCCGGCGAATAGGTACACATCGTCGCGACCACCTGCCCGCCCGTGCGTGCCTTCCAGGCTCGCGCGTAGTCGTGACGCTTCTCGTACCACTCCTTGAACTGGTCAAACAATCCGTCGTTCATGAACCTGCCTCCTTAAGAATGTTCCGCTGCGCGGCGGATCCGTTCATCTGAGAAACACATCGAGCGATACACACCACTCCGCTCCGGGCCTTCACTTGTTTGATGTCAATCAAACGACTGAATGAACACTCACTCTACTCGCGGTTTATCGGGAATGCAAGCATTCGGGGAAAATCGGATTCCGCCCGCGAACAGGGGCGGCGCGGGAGTGTCATCCGGTGGCACGATGCCGCAGGCGTGGCACGGCAAATCACGACGGCATGACGAGCCGGAGCTGGGCCGCTTGACCCGATCTCGTTTCGGCTTTGCTGCGCAGGTGGGGGGTGAACGGAAAAAGCGGCCAAAAGGCCGCTTTTTCTCGTATTTTGGCGGAAGCGGTGAGATTCGAACTCACGAACGGTTGCCCGTTGCCGGTTTTCAAGACCGGTGCAATCGACCACTCTGCCACGCTTCCTGGGCGGGCTCAGGCAGGCTTC
The window above is part of the Azoarcus sp. PA01 genome. Proteins encoded here:
- a CDS encoding acyl-CoA dehydratase activase, producing the protein MITAGIDMGSRSVKVALLEEIKVDGAPQLNYSVKKAHLMMPGDIDADQAAEKAFTEALAAAGVSRDQVKSVFATGAGRKQVEFATEGVTEMTAGARGAVYMYPQARTVVDVGAEEGRGIKTDSDGKAIDFAGNEKCAAGAGSFAEAMSRALQLSLKEFGEASLRSDKSIPMNAQCTVFAESEVVSLIHSSTPKEDIAKAVLDAVASRVCAMVRRVGIEGNVVLIGGMVHNPGFVQSLKTAMDVDQVLLPDLPEFVSALGCALIAAERQH
- the bzdO gene encoding benzoyl-CoA reductase, bzd-type, subunit O gives rise to the protein MTNLYPTEPLKLWGKAKQLREQYYQNFARAKDNGGIRWSAAGWSFDAIPTSLGDDVYPLTGEPYSAGVSLDRKFTQRCLDAAESYGFARDMCSYMRIYWGSMHLDEYFYGGKWPKSDFIFQTQICCSHAKWYQHVSRTKKIPDFYVDVSVGAYKDLTPDRLDYVTSQLHDSIEFVEKATGRKCDDELLIRAIKNEMRSTARWAQICELQKAVPAPLDEKTMYSLYVLAILHKSSQWCADFYDELYEEVKDRVARGIAAVPNERCRLMSDTQPPWPFLKIFRYLESYGAVSIGSLYTFGLEGTWETKEDGSWGARTLPWEKGIEMNDRDTALRLYADWNLSKPLWQQFFDPSVKSEMMLNIARDWNVDGCMMHLNRGCEGLSVGIMENRQAMAKAGIPIMTYEGNMGDEREFDEVRTQARVDAFMEQLGLRRLAA
- the bzdN gene encoding benzoyl-CoA reductase, bzd-type, subunit N → MNDGLFDQFKEWYEKRHDYARAWKARTGGQVVATMCTYSPEELLIAAGMLPVRVLGAHEPQNVTEPHIFGMFCPFCRDSLAQGLLGRYDYAEGVTLTQSCIQYRQTYSSWRQNVPTVKWDYYVAMPNDVQSPHSRKAHVAEVQRFRVFLQTLIGKEITDDMLRESLAVVDENRRLLRELSDYRKETNPQVTGVEALYASITAQFIDKREHNEQLKKVLAALPKRNLDRPQGARFMTIGSENDDVAFMAMVESVGATIVIDDQCSGTRYFWNASKPEDDAIKAIAERYCDRPACPTKDYPVHTRYDHVLNLAKEYNVQAAIFLQQKFCDPHEGDYPDLKRHLEANGIPTLFLEFDITNPIGPFRIRIEAMLETLSEEELF